A DNA window from Legionella sp. MW5194 contains the following coding sequences:
- the rsmA gene encoding 16S rRNA (adenine(1518)-N(6)/adenine(1519)-N(6))-dimethyltransferase RsmA: protein MSHHPRKRFGQNFLQDQAIIGRIIDAINPQPADTMVEIGPGLAALTVPLLGRLNQLIAIEIDTDLQQRLLELPEAKDKLQLLGADALSVDFSQWGRHLRVVGNLPYNISTPLLLHLLHQVSFIRDMHFMLQKEVVSRIAAEPGSKAYGRLSIMTQYYCEASFLFDVPPDAFYPKPKVDSAILRLVPYPQSPFDAVDYGVLEKVVALAFGMRRKTLANNLKPVLSADQLQDIGINPVMRPEQLSVKEYVRIANAVGNSIKL, encoded by the coding sequence GTGAGTCATCATCCACGCAAGCGTTTTGGCCAGAATTTTTTACAGGATCAGGCGATCATTGGCCGTATCATCGATGCCATTAATCCGCAACCGGCCGACACCATGGTCGAAATCGGCCCGGGGCTTGCTGCATTGACTGTGCCGCTTCTGGGACGGCTCAATCAACTCATAGCCATTGAAATTGATACGGATTTGCAGCAAAGGCTCCTGGAGTTGCCTGAAGCGAAAGACAAATTGCAGTTGCTTGGGGCGGATGCCCTGAGTGTGGATTTTTCGCAGTGGGGCAGACACTTGCGTGTGGTTGGCAATTTGCCGTACAACATTTCAACGCCCCTGCTGTTGCATTTGCTGCATCAGGTCTCGTTCATCCGGGACATGCATTTTATGCTGCAGAAAGAAGTCGTCAGCCGAATCGCTGCGGAACCGGGTTCAAAAGCCTATGGACGATTAAGCATCATGACTCAATATTATTGCGAGGCAAGTTTTTTGTTTGATGTACCGCCTGATGCGTTTTATCCGAAACCCAAGGTGGATTCAGCCATCCTGCGCCTCGTGCCCTACCCGCAATCCCCGTTTGATGCAGTGGATTATGGCGTACTGGAAAAAGTGGTGGCCCTGGCGTTTGGGATGCGACGAAAAACGCTGGCTAACAATTTAAAACCGGTACTAAGCGCTGACCAGTTGCAGGATATTGGCATTAACCCTGTCATGCGGCCTGAACAGCTGTCTGTCAAAGAGTATGTCCGCATAGCCAATGCGGTTGGCAATAGTATAAAATTATAA
- the hspQ gene encoding heat shock protein HspQ: MIKNAKFNIGDRVWHQQLGYRAVIIDADPVFQASGRYNPQASKRAFATRNPWYRLLVDNCSQITYVEECHLAPDTIPLWIDNPNVGDYLIEKKNGYSSNSKRH, encoded by the coding sequence ATGATTAAAAATGCGAAATTTAATATTGGCGATCGGGTATGGCATCAGCAACTGGGATACCGTGCCGTGATCATTGACGCAGATCCTGTTTTTCAGGCTTCCGGACGCTATAATCCTCAGGCCAGTAAACGGGCTTTTGCAACCCGCAATCCCTGGTACCGGCTGTTAGTCGACAACTGCAGCCAGATTACCTATGTTGAAGAATGCCATCTAGCGCCCGATACGATTCCGTTGTGGATAGACAATCCCAATGTAGGTGATTACCTCATTGAAAAAAAGAATGGTTACTCCAGTAATTCCAAGCGCCACTAA
- the tatC gene encoding twin-arginine translocase subunit TatC, which yields MLLHLIELRHRALKTVIFFLVLFCFFFFYANALFHTLVTPLLKQLPANHTLIATRITSPVLTPVRLAADTALLATAPFALSQLWLFIAPGLYRRERQSIVGALSLSLALFMAGLLFCFYIVLPFMFQFFAQAVPDGVKLMPDMNDAIDFITRMLILFGFCFQVPLLCTTLVRLQWLDVETLRQIRPYVIVAAFTLGMLLTPPDVLSQVILAVPLCLLYEAGICLAVWKNRLKPATLPQRSAEG from the coding sequence ATGCTTCTGCATTTAATCGAACTACGGCACAGGGCGTTGAAGACAGTTATTTTTTTCCTGGTGCTGTTTTGCTTTTTCTTTTTTTATGCCAATGCACTGTTTCACACGCTGGTGACACCTCTGCTTAAGCAATTGCCTGCAAACCATACGTTGATTGCCACCCGAATTACCTCACCAGTCCTCACCCCGGTCAGGCTTGCGGCGGATACCGCACTGCTGGCCACAGCCCCGTTTGCCTTAAGCCAATTGTGGTTATTCATCGCCCCAGGCCTCTACCGACGTGAACGCCAATCAATCGTCGGCGCCTTGAGTTTAAGCCTGGCTTTGTTTATGGCGGGATTGCTTTTCTGCTTTTATATCGTCTTGCCCTTTATGTTTCAATTTTTTGCCCAGGCAGTTCCCGACGGCGTGAAACTCATGCCGGACATGAATGACGCGATTGATTTTATTACCCGCATGCTGATTCTTTTTGGCTTCTGCTTTCAAGTTCCCCTGTTGTGCACCACCCTGGTGCGCCTGCAATGGCTTGACGTGGAGACTTTAAGACAGATACGACCCTACGTGATTGTGGCGGCCTTTACCTTGGGCATGTTGCTAACGCCACCGGATGTCCTGTCGCAAGTCATCCTGGCCGTGCCTTTATGCCTTCTGTACGAAGCGGGGATTTGCCTGGCGGTCTGGAAGAATCGCCTCAAGCCCGCTACACTGCCTCAACGCAGCGCAGAGGGTTAA